A single region of the Phycisphaerae bacterium RAS1 genome encodes:
- a CDS encoding Transposase DDE domain protein codes for MLTLTDDVCSWLLERIPDPPISAKGGRPALDKARVLRGIFWILDNGAKWKDLPRAFGAKSAVHRHFQRWVRDGVFERVLREAGRVVEERDGFRLYECFMDGMFSKAKGGGDGVGLTKAGKGVKIMILVDAQGLPVSIDTMSATPHESRLVQRLFDFMLTSGVPERVIGDKAYDDDGLAAELAQRGTELIAPHRSNRVNITQDGRPLRRYKRRWTVERTIAWIQHFRRLCIRWEKSTKLFRGFLHLACTILLIRQV; via the coding sequence ATGTTGACGCTCACGGATGATGTGTGTAGTTGGCTGTTGGAACGGATTCCCGATCCGCCGATCAGTGCCAAGGGCGGTCGGCCTGCGTTGGACAAGGCCAGGGTGCTGCGCGGCATCTTCTGGATTCTGGACAACGGGGCCAAGTGGAAGGACTTGCCTCGGGCGTTCGGGGCCAAGAGCGCCGTGCATCGGCACTTTCAGCGCTGGGTGCGGGACGGCGTCTTTGAACGCGTGCTGCGCGAGGCCGGCCGCGTGGTCGAGGAGCGCGACGGCTTCCGGCTGTACGAGTGTTTCATGGACGGCATGTTCTCGAAAGCCAAGGGCGGCGGCGACGGCGTGGGGCTCACGAAGGCCGGAAAAGGGGTGAAAATCATGATTCTGGTGGATGCCCAGGGGTTGCCGGTGTCGATCGACACGATGTCGGCCACGCCGCACGAGAGCCGACTGGTGCAGCGGCTGTTCGACTTCATGCTGACCAGCGGCGTGCCCGAGCGGGTGATCGGCGACAAAGCGTACGACGACGACGGGCTGGCGGCAGAGCTGGCGCAGCGCGGGACGGAGCTGATCGCGCCGCATCGCTCCAACCGCGTCAACATCACACAGGATGGCCGGCCGCTGCGAAGATACAAGCGTCGCTGGACCGTGGAGCGCACCATTGCCTGGATTCAACACTTCCGCCGCTTGTGCATCCGCTGGGAAAAGTCCACCAAGTTGTTCCGCGGCTTTCTGCACCTGGCATGCACCATTCTGTTGATTCGACAGGTTTAG